From Bacillus kexueae, a single genomic window includes:
- a CDS encoding aldehyde dehydrogenase family protein gives MNTNTVLKQEMYIDGKWIVKDESIGVFDKFSQEKIADVPIANKEDVDLAVQSAKDALKKEFSPYKRYLVLKKAAELLLERKEEFASILAREVGKPIRESRGEVERAAQTLGISAEEAKRIHGEGVPVEAAPGSENRMAFTVKVPVGVVAAITPFNVPLNLVCHKIGPGLAAGNSMIVKPAELTPLCALKLAKLFEEAGLPKGRLHVLTGHGPDLGKWLLENSDVNMFTFTGSPRVGEYIRERAGLRKVTLELGNNSATIVHRDANIEKAAQLVTQKSFNNAGQVCISVQRVYVHEEVYEEFLEKVMIHTKELKLGNPLDEATDIGPMIRLSDAERVESWVQEAVEQGAKIELGGERQGAFYEPTILSNVSPSMKVCRQEVFGPVVSIVPYRDFEDAIEWVNDSDYGLQAGLFTNDLSLAMKAAKSIEVGGLIVNDASAYRVDHMPYGGVKKSGTGKEGPKYAIEEMTEERIVVLNL, from the coding sequence ATGAATACGAATACGGTATTAAAACAAGAGATGTATATAGATGGTAAATGGATTGTGAAAGATGAAAGTATAGGGGTCTTTGACAAATTCTCTCAAGAGAAAATTGCGGATGTCCCTATTGCCAATAAGGAAGATGTTGACCTCGCTGTTCAAAGTGCAAAGGATGCACTTAAAAAAGAATTTTCACCCTATAAGCGCTATCTAGTTTTGAAAAAAGCAGCGGAGTTACTTCTTGAACGAAAAGAAGAATTTGCAAGCATATTGGCACGGGAAGTCGGTAAACCAATTAGAGAATCTCGTGGAGAGGTTGAACGAGCTGCACAGACGTTAGGAATTTCTGCAGAAGAAGCAAAACGTATTCATGGAGAAGGTGTACCTGTAGAAGCAGCACCAGGTTCTGAAAATCGAATGGCCTTTACTGTTAAAGTTCCTGTCGGAGTCGTTGCTGCTATTACTCCATTTAATGTTCCTCTTAATTTAGTTTGTCATAAAATCGGTCCAGGTCTAGCTGCTGGTAATAGTATGATAGTAAAACCAGCTGAATTGACTCCACTTTGTGCTTTGAAGCTTGCAAAGTTATTTGAAGAAGCAGGTTTACCGAAGGGAAGGCTACACGTATTAACAGGTCATGGCCCAGATCTGGGGAAATGGCTACTTGAAAACAGTGATGTAAATATGTTTACTTTTACAGGAAGCCCTCGAGTAGGCGAATATATTAGAGAAAGAGCAGGATTACGCAAAGTTACATTGGAGCTAGGGAATAACTCTGCAACGATTGTACATCGTGATGCAAATATTGAAAAAGCAGCCCAATTAGTGACTCAAAAAAGCTTTAATAATGCTGGGCAAGTGTGTATCTCTGTTCAAAGAGTCTATGTACATGAAGAAGTTTATGAAGAATTTTTAGAAAAAGTTATGATTCATACAAAAGAATTGAAATTAGGAAATCCTCTAGATGAAGCAACGGATATTGGCCCAATGATCAGGTTAAGCGATGCTGAAAGAGTTGAAAGCTGGGTTCAAGAAGCTGTGGAACAAGGAGCTAAAATTGAGTTGGGCGGTGAACGTCAAGGAGCTTTTTATGAACCAACGATTCTATCGAACGTCTCTCCTTCCATGAAAGTATGTCGACAAGAAGTGTTTGGTCCAGTAGTATCGATTGTTCCTTATCGAGATTTCGAAGATGCGATTGAGTGGGTGAATGACTCAGATTATGGTTTGCAAGCTGGATTATTCACAAACGATTTATCGCTTGCGATGAAGGCTGCAAAGAGTATTGAAGTAGGTGGATTAATCGTGAACGATGCATCTGCTTATCGAGTTGATCACATGCCTTATGGTGGTGTGAAAAAAAGCGGTACAGGAAAAGAAGGTCCAAAATACGCGATTGAAGAAATGACTGAAGAAAGAATCGTCGTACTAAATCTATAG
- a CDS encoding disulfide oxidoreductase yields MKEKSQENLLFIAWGASLISTLGSLFFSEVMKFIPCELCWYQRIFMYPLVIILGIATVKKDASIALYSAVLSAIGGSISIYHYAIQKVSFFQSTAPACGQVPCTGEYINLFGFATIPFLALVGFSIIFITSMMIIRNKG; encoded by the coding sequence ATGAAGGAAAAATCACAAGAGAATTTATTATTTATCGCATGGGGTGCTTCGCTCATTTCCACGTTAGGGAGTTTGTTTTTTTCAGAAGTTATGAAGTTTATTCCGTGCGAGCTCTGTTGGTACCAACGTATTTTCATGTATCCTCTTGTCATAATTTTAGGAATCGCAACTGTAAAAAAAGACGCGAGCATTGCCCTATATTCAGCTGTCTTATCTGCGATAGGGGGTAGCATTTCAATTTATCATTATGCTATTCAAAAGGTATCGTTTTTCCAAAGTACAGCTCCGGCGTGTGGACAAGTCCCTTGCACAGGAGAATACATTAATTTATTCGGCTTTGCGACCATTCCATTTTTAGCGCTCGTTGGCTTTTCAATCATCTTCATTACAAGCATGATGATTATTCGAAATAAAGGTTAG
- a CDS encoding CBS domain-containing protein codes for MNNIQQIMSKNVVCVSSNQTVQEAAQLMNQHNIGSIPVVENGQIKGIVTDRDITTRTTAQGMDGNTPVSQVMSSNIVTGDPNMSLQEAAQLMSQNQIRRLPVVENNQLVGMVALGDLATNQQSNESAGDALTNISENNRTS; via the coding sequence ATGAATAATATTCAACAAATTATGAGTAAAAACGTCGTTTGTGTTTCGTCAAACCAAACTGTTCAAGAAGCAGCACAATTAATGAACCAGCATAATATCGGTTCAATCCCGGTCGTTGAGAACGGACAAATTAAAGGAATCGTAACGGATCGCGACATTACAACACGAACAACAGCACAAGGGATGGATGGTAATACACCTGTGTCCCAAGTGATGTCTTCCAATATCGTTACGGGAGACCCAAACATGAGCTTACAAGAAGCAGCACAACTCATGTCACAAAATCAAATCCGCCGATTACCTGTAGTTGAAAACAATCAACTCGTTGGCATGGTTGCCCTCGGAGATTTGGCAACAAACCAACAATCGAATGAATCCGCAGGGGATGCATTAACGAATATTTCAGAGAATAATCGAACGAGTTAG
- a CDS encoding transaldolase family protein: MKYFLDSAKIEEIRYAYENWGIEGVTTNPRHIMNSGKPFLTVLEELASEFKHVSNFPISVEINPHLEDPKEMVSEGKKIAKLSDNFIIKIPCTESGLIAAKELEFEGIRTNITLVFSPSQALQPARIGAKFVSPFVGWKENSGEDTGQYIQDIVNIYKNYGYDTEIIVAALRNGKQIVDAAKTGAHIVTCGFEVYKNSFYHAFTNHGLDVFRKAWDETVKEEVMN, from the coding sequence ATGAAATATTTTTTAGACAGTGCCAAAATTGAAGAAATTCGATACGCGTATGAAAATTGGGGGATTGAAGGAGTTACAACAAATCCTCGTCACATTATGAATAGCGGTAAACCTTTTCTAACTGTGTTAGAAGAACTTGCGAGTGAATTTAAACACGTTTCAAACTTTCCAATTTCTGTTGAAATTAACCCTCATCTTGAAGATCCGAAAGAGATGGTAAGCGAGGGAAAGAAAATTGCTAAACTCTCGGATAATTTTATAATTAAAATTCCTTGTACAGAATCTGGGCTTATTGCCGCAAAAGAGTTAGAGTTTGAAGGGATTCGTACAAACATAACACTTGTATTCTCTCCTTCCCAAGCGCTTCAACCAGCTCGGATTGGTGCAAAATTCGTTTCTCCATTCGTCGGCTGGAAAGAGAACAGCGGAGAAGATACAGGTCAATATATTCAAGATATAGTAAATATTTATAAAAACTATGGTTACGATACAGAGATTATTGTGGCAGCATTGCGAAACGGAAAACAAATTGTAGATGCGGCAAAGACTGGAGCTCATATTGTCACTTGTGGTTTTGAAGTGTATAAGAATAGTTTCTACCATGCATTTACGAATCATGGACTCGATGTATTCCGTAAAGCATGGGATGAAACAGTAAAAGAAGAAGTAATGAATTAG
- a CDS encoding AEC family transporter: MTFLQILLPIFLIFTIGFIGQTFLKFDPKMLSKMAIYLLSPFLVFRTFYETNISFSYSYMILYTIGLCASIIIILYVIGFFLKYTEKEICSLILSSAFMNNGNYGTPVVLFVFGTTGMNYAVILMVFQQLLMGTVGVYYAAKGSEKHSGVKSSLRAITRMPLVYGAMFGIVFQLAELELGENIEKAVYMVADAAIPTIMIILGAQLATISLKEIPFLKISIALGTRMILSPLIAYFIVFMLPVDEILKQIMVLMAAMPTAANTTMLAIEFQTDPEFVSSATLITTLSSLITLPFVMYGITFLF, encoded by the coding sequence ATGACGTTTTTGCAAATATTACTTCCTATTTTTTTAATTTTCACAATTGGCTTTATCGGTCAAACTTTTTTGAAGTTTGATCCAAAGATGCTTTCAAAAATGGCGATTTATCTTTTATCGCCATTTTTAGTTTTTCGCACTTTCTATGAAACAAACATTAGTTTTTCATATTCTTACATGATTTTATATACGATTGGATTATGTGCAAGTATTATTATAATTCTGTATGTAATAGGATTCTTTTTAAAATACACTGAAAAAGAGATTTGTAGTTTAATTTTGTCTTCGGCATTTATGAATAATGGAAACTACGGTACACCAGTCGTTTTATTTGTCTTTGGAACTACTGGTATGAATTATGCTGTAATTCTTATGGTGTTTCAGCAACTGTTAATGGGAACTGTCGGCGTTTATTATGCTGCAAAAGGAAGTGAAAAACATAGTGGTGTAAAAAGTTCCTTACGTGCGATAACGCGAATGCCCCTAGTATATGGAGCAATGTTTGGAATCGTGTTTCAATTAGCAGAGTTGGAGCTTGGAGAGAATATCGAGAAAGCAGTTTATATGGTAGCAGATGCTGCCATCCCAACGATTATGATTATATTAGGTGCACAACTGGCAACGATATCGTTAAAAGAGATACCTTTTTTAAAGATATCGATTGCATTAGGTACACGTATGATTTTGTCGCCATTGATTGCGTATTTTATCGTATTCATGTTGCCAGTAGATGAAATATTAAAGCAAATTATGGTGTTGATGGCTGCAATGCCAACTGCTGCCAATACGACGATGCTAGCTATCGAGTTTCAAACCGATCCTGAATTTGTATCGAGCGCCACACTTATTACAACTTTATCTAGTCTAATTACTCTACCTTTCGTTATGTATGGAATAACCTTCTTGTTCTAA
- a CDS encoding solute:sodium symporter family transporter — protein MFLVAIISYWKTKGEVNDSTGYFLAGRGLTGIFIAGSLLLTNLSAEQLIGLNGQAYRSNLSNMAWEVTASFAIVIMALYLLPKYLGGAFTTLPEFLSNRFDEGVRRYTVVLFMLGYVFVTIPSTLYSGALAILKVFDVPEILNISYSQSVWLLIWVIGIIGAIYAIFGGLKAVAVSDTINGIGLLIVGILVPVLGFIALGDGSFLDGMKKIAVTHPEKLNAIGSSTDSVPFGTIFTGMIFANLFYWGTNQYVIQRTLGAKNLAEGQKGVLLSGFYKLSVPFLMMIPGVIAFHLYGNQYDPVDLAYPALVADVLPTYLSGFFLAVLLGAVFSSFNSLLNSAATMFALDIYKPQFNPNASDEKLIKISKTFGWLIAIVSFFISPLLMNAPDGLWDLIRRFTGFFNIPIITIVLVGLLTKKVPPIAAKIVIVFHVVTYYMLVWGLNQLFGIEITLNFIHIYAILFTVEALIMLVIGRLRPLEKAYQYAPNAKVSMVPWKYSLLTVVVLLAMVVAVYVTFSPIGLAYENGVVSSYYWLSMIALTIVTVILGVLSVKRWTKRYSQYLQNQHQQVIDQIDKLA, from the coding sequence ATGTTTTTAGTAGCGATTATTTCGTATTGGAAGACAAAAGGCGAAGTGAATGACTCTACTGGATACTTTTTAGCCGGTCGAGGATTAACGGGTATCTTTATTGCTGGTTCCCTTTTGTTAACAAATTTATCAGCAGAACAGTTGATAGGCTTAAATGGGCAAGCATATCGAAGTAATTTATCAAACATGGCATGGGAGGTTACAGCCTCATTTGCCATCGTTATCATGGCGCTATATCTTTTACCCAAATATTTAGGAGGGGCTTTTACTACATTACCGGAATTTTTAAGTAATCGGTTTGACGAAGGAGTTCGTCGATACACTGTTGTATTATTTATGTTAGGATATGTCTTTGTTACAATTCCTTCCACCCTATATTCAGGGGCTCTTGCAATACTTAAAGTCTTTGATGTTCCTGAAATTTTGAATATTTCTTATTCTCAGTCTGTTTGGTTACTTATTTGGGTTATTGGAATCATTGGTGCGATTTATGCGATCTTCGGTGGACTTAAAGCGGTCGCTGTTTCTGATACTATCAACGGAATTGGACTATTAATTGTCGGTATTCTAGTTCCAGTGCTAGGTTTTATAGCACTAGGTGATGGTAGTTTCCTTGATGGGATGAAAAAAATTGCTGTGACACACCCTGAAAAATTAAATGCAATAGGATCTAGTACGGATTCTGTACCATTCGGAACCATTTTTACTGGAATGATTTTCGCCAACTTGTTCTATTGGGGGACAAACCAATACGTAATTCAAAGAACTCTTGGAGCGAAAAATTTAGCGGAAGGTCAAAAAGGAGTACTTCTTTCTGGTTTTTATAAATTGAGCGTACCATTTTTAATGATGATTCCGGGTGTCATAGCATTTCACCTGTATGGTAACCAATATGATCCAGTAGATCTAGCTTACCCTGCATTGGTTGCAGATGTCTTGCCTACATATCTGTCTGGATTTTTCCTCGCTGTACTTTTAGGAGCGGTGTTTAGTTCTTTTAATTCACTATTAAATAGTGCAGCTACAATGTTTGCGCTGGATATTTATAAACCACAATTCAACCCGAATGCTTCTGATGAGAAACTAATTAAGATAAGTAAAACATTCGGTTGGCTTATCGCAATTGTATCTTTCTTTATCTCCCCACTTCTGATGAATGCACCAGATGGATTATGGGATTTGATTAGAAGGTTTACTGGATTTTTTAACATTCCAATTATTACAATCGTTCTAGTTGGATTACTAACGAAAAAGGTTCCTCCAATTGCAGCAAAAATCGTCATCGTATTCCATGTTGTCACTTACTATATGCTCGTATGGGGATTAAACCAGCTATTTGGCATTGAAATTACATTAAACTTTATTCATATTTATGCCATCTTATTTACAGTTGAAGCATTGATAATGCTAGTAATTGGTCGTTTACGTCCACTTGAAAAGGCGTATCAATATGCACCGAATGCAAAAGTATCTATGGTTCCATGGAAATATTCGTTGTTAACGGTAGTCGTTTTATTGGCGATGGTTGTGGCGGTGTATGTCACTTTCTCACCAATTGGCTTAGCTTATGAAAATGGGGTTGTTTCGTCATATTATTGGCTATCAATGATAGCGCTTACTATTGTAACGGTGATTTTAGGTGTTTTATCTGTTAAAAGGTGGACTAAACGTTATAGTCAATATCTGCAAAATCAACATCAACAAGTGATAGATCAAATTGATAAACTCGCATAA
- a CDS encoding DUF4867 family protein, translating to MTYLERIRICNQSIPIYTIHNNLFNQYGKIMKIDADFMELFQCLEETKIPNDGNIYVASDQKMEQTKVKEKVKRDYYGDLSIQIGYCNGHNEYLNALEFHNGHELFLAGTDLVLLLGTREEMVGDFFYTKNVKAFFVPKHSCLEIYSTTLHFSPCQVTTEGFKSIIILPEGTNTPLQHREQNDLLFMKNKWLLTHSDCERLVEKGAFQGLLGENIHICPIT from the coding sequence ATGACTTATTTAGAACGAATACGAATATGTAACCAATCCATTCCTATATACACTATTCATAACAACCTTTTTAATCAGTATGGTAAAATAATGAAAATTGACGCGGATTTTATGGAGCTTTTTCAGTGTCTTGAAGAAACGAAGATACCGAATGATGGGAATATTTACGTAGCATCAGATCAAAAGATGGAACAGACAAAGGTTAAAGAAAAAGTCAAAAGGGATTATTATGGAGACCTATCAATCCAAATTGGCTACTGTAACGGTCATAATGAGTATTTAAACGCATTGGAGTTTCATAATGGGCATGAGTTGTTCCTTGCAGGTACCGATTTGGTATTACTGTTAGGAACAAGGGAAGAGATGGTAGGAGATTTTTTTTACACGAAAAATGTAAAGGCTTTCTTTGTTCCGAAACATTCATGTCTTGAGATCTATAGTACAACGCTTCACTTTTCTCCGTGTCAGGTCACAACGGAGGGGTTTAAAAGTATAATCATCCTTCCAGAAGGAACGAACACTCCCTTACAACATAGAGAGCAGAATGATCTGCTATTTATGAAGAATAAGTGGTTATTAACTCATTCAGATTGTGAGAGATTAGTAGAGAAAGGTGCATTTCAAGGTCTCTTAGGGGAGAATATTCACATTTGTCCGATTACATAA
- a CDS encoding GntR family transcriptional regulator: protein MMEVDSNKNLPLYLQIKHLLVKRIRNKEWKPNELIPTERELMTRYQVSRTTIRQAVELLVQEGILEKIQGKGTVVKLPRLVGNQQGLRGFAEQVKDKGFATNSKVLRVIWADDLFREQKILKLSEQESKLLLIERIRYIETKPVAFERSCWPESIGELFIKEDLSTLNFYEVLERNGIFLKRSKDEISAVNATTYEATLLGIQGGQSLLHIKRLSFGIDNLPIEWTHIKFRSDFYEYQIKLTR from the coding sequence ATGATGGAAGTAGATAGTAATAAAAATCTTCCTCTTTACTTACAAATCAAACATTTGTTAGTCAAAAGAATACGAAACAAGGAATGGAAGCCTAATGAACTAATTCCAACTGAGCGAGAGCTAATGACTAGGTATCAAGTATCCAGAACAACCATTCGTCAAGCAGTTGAACTTCTCGTTCAAGAAGGAATTTTAGAGAAAATACAAGGAAAAGGAACTGTTGTAAAACTTCCTCGATTGGTTGGGAACCAACAAGGTTTGAGAGGGTTTGCTGAACAAGTAAAGGACAAAGGATTCGCAACAAATTCAAAAGTTTTAAGAGTGATATGGGCAGATGACTTATTTCGAGAGCAAAAAATATTAAAGCTCAGTGAACAGGAATCAAAACTACTTCTAATTGAGCGGATTCGATACATCGAAACAAAACCTGTTGCCTTTGAGCGTAGTTGTTGGCCTGAAAGTATTGGAGAATTATTTATAAAAGAGGACCTTTCAACGCTCAATTTTTACGAAGTGCTAGAAAGGAACGGAATTTTTTTGAAAAGATCAAAGGATGAAATATCAGCAGTCAATGCAACAACATATGAAGCAACTTTACTAGGCATTCAGGGCGGACAATCACTTCTTCATATAAAGCGACTTAGTTTTGGTATTGATAATTTACCTATTGAATGGACACATATTAAGTTTCGAAGTGATTTTTATGAATATCAGATAAAATTAACACGATAA
- a CDS encoding alpha-glucosidase — translation MNTQVLKNEGMTVQMKDGEWTVYWSGEPILSHRVSDPLLYVGIGKEKVEMYRGNFQIEDYLLERIPLRYSQVKEVGAGYCIDFYMHIDQEPVMTYLLKVTDEKIHLQLLKSNETYNRYWIRIEASKDEKVYGCGEQMSHFNLRGKNFPLWTSEPGVGRNKNTYVTWQADVKDKAGGDYYHTNYPQPTFVSSKKYFLHVDTTAYSDFDFRHDDFHELQIWAEPKNIMIEGASSFLELVQKVSAFFGRQPELPEWTYNGMWLAIQGGTETVQQKLDLAKSYGIKVGAVWCQDWQGERITSFGKRLMWNWKWNRELYPNLDNKLKEWKEQGVRFLGYINPYVAVEGDLFKEAEEKGYLALNNQGETYLVDFGEFDCGVVDFTNPAATEWYKQVIKEHLISFGLDGWMADFGEYLPTDVTLKNGKSPMLMHNAWPELWAKTNFEAVKEAGKLGEVVYFMRAGYSGFQKYCTLLWAGDQSVDWSLDDGLASVIPAALSSGMSGMGLHHSDIGGYTSLHGMKRSKELLLRWTDLNTFTPVMRSHEGNRPYDCFQFDGDEETLKHFARMTNIYVDLAPYTKMLVKENAEKGIPVQRPLFMHYEDDPKTYEIQYQYLYGRDILVAPVYHEGVKEWNVYLPEDEWIHLWTGQSFSKGNIRISAEIGYPPVFVRKGSSWIELFEKIRHKYGE, via the coding sequence ATGAATACCCAAGTTTTAAAGAACGAAGGAATGACTGTACAAATGAAAGATGGTGAGTGGACGGTATATTGGAGTGGAGAACCCATTCTTTCTCATCGTGTTTCTGATCCATTGCTTTATGTAGGAATCGGGAAAGAAAAAGTGGAAATGTACCGAGGTAACTTCCAGATTGAGGATTATCTTTTAGAAAGAATTCCGCTTCGATATAGTCAAGTAAAAGAAGTAGGAGCAGGATATTGCATAGATTTCTATATGCATATTGATCAAGAGCCAGTTATGACGTATTTACTGAAGGTAACGGATGAGAAAATTCACCTACAATTATTAAAATCGAATGAAACCTATAACCGCTATTGGATTAGAATTGAAGCTTCAAAAGATGAAAAAGTATATGGCTGCGGTGAACAAATGTCTCATTTTAATTTGAGGGGGAAGAATTTTCCTCTTTGGACGTCAGAACCAGGTGTTGGCCGAAATAAAAACACGTATGTAACATGGCAGGCAGATGTGAAAGATAAAGCCGGTGGTGATTATTATCATACGAATTATCCGCAACCAACGTTTGTTTCTAGTAAAAAGTACTTCTTACATGTAGATACGACAGCATATTCTGACTTTGATTTCCGCCATGATGACTTTCATGAGTTACAAATATGGGCTGAGCCGAAAAATATAATGATTGAAGGAGCGAGTAGTTTTCTAGAACTTGTGCAGAAAGTTAGCGCATTTTTTGGACGTCAACCTGAATTACCGGAATGGACCTACAACGGAATGTGGTTAGCAATTCAAGGAGGAACGGAAACGGTTCAACAGAAATTGGATCTGGCTAAATCGTATGGCATTAAAGTGGGGGCCGTTTGGTGTCAAGATTGGCAAGGTGAGCGAATTACCTCATTCGGGAAGCGTCTCATGTGGAATTGGAAGTGGAATCGAGAGTTATACCCTAACTTGGACAATAAATTGAAAGAGTGGAAAGAACAGGGGGTTCGTTTCCTAGGCTATATCAACCCTTATGTTGCTGTTGAAGGAGACTTATTCAAAGAAGCGGAAGAAAAAGGGTATCTTGCACTAAATAATCAAGGTGAGACATATTTAGTAGATTTTGGTGAATTTGATTGTGGAGTTGTAGATTTCACAAATCCCGCCGCTACAGAATGGTATAAACAAGTAATAAAAGAGCATTTAATATCGTTTGGGTTAGATGGATGGATGGCTGATTTTGGAGAATATTTACCTACGGATGTTACTTTAAAAAATGGTAAATCTCCGATGCTTATGCATAATGCTTGGCCAGAATTGTGGGCGAAGACGAATTTTGAAGCGGTGAAAGAAGCTGGAAAGTTAGGGGAAGTTGTTTACTTCATGAGAGCTGGTTACAGTGGGTTCCAAAAATATTGTACGCTCTTATGGGCTGGTGACCAGTCTGTTGATTGGAGTCTCGATGACGGTCTTGCATCAGTGATCCCTGCTGCTTTATCATCTGGAATGTCGGGGATGGGGCTTCATCACAGTGATATCGGAGGATATACAAGCTTGCACGGAATGAAGCGTTCAAAGGAATTATTACTTCGTTGGACTGATCTAAATACATTTACCCCTGTCATGCGCTCTCATGAAGGGAACCGCCCTTATGATTGTTTCCAATTTGATGGGGATGAGGAAACGTTAAAACACTTTGCTCGCATGACCAATATTTATGTTGATTTAGCTCCCTACACAAAAATGCTCGTGAAAGAGAATGCTGAAAAAGGAATTCCTGTGCAGCGTCCATTATTTATGCACTATGAAGATGATCCAAAAACATATGAGATTCAGTACCAATACTTATATGGTAGAGATATTCTTGTAGCACCTGTATATCATGAAGGTGTAAAGGAATGGAATGTGTATTTACCAGAAGATGAATGGATTCATTTATGGACAGGTCAGTCTTTTTCAAAAGGAAATATACGAATTAGTGCAGAAATTGGGTATCCACCTGTATTTGTTCGAAAAGGCTCTTCTTGGATTGAATTATTTGAAAAGATTCGACATAAGTATGGAGAATAA
- the sftI gene encoding sulfoquinovose isomerase: MLEHRVLYVPIGRKTFDLQVGEEYRVKTIDWLKMNCSEVYAPSEIVTSIEDLELFLRDMKEVEVDAILYQSVTFADGEFIQTIINERSEHVVVWSVREPSVGGRLRLNSLTGGNSTCNVLKNHQHPFSFLFGNPDEPKLHQNLLKTLKVQSVIRDLNKLKIGVIGDHPPGFFFSDTKEEELESVFGVMTDQLDLKKAFKECVHLPESEWMPAVDIAEKYVHGINRNEETVQRFAQFFTYVQKYIDTNNIRALAIRCWPDFFNELGAAACTVLSQFTELKVPSSCESDIHGALSMYILQQLSEGEAPYLGDLVHVNETNNSVVFWHCGAGAYSLAHPKTGAKAGVHPNRKLGLTMEFGLKPGKVTIFRVGYTPQGYRMIIFDGEALDTKQPFNGTSVEVQLSKDVSDSLVKLMEEGVEPHFALVYDDVKEELELLAKRLQLPVVTI; encoded by the coding sequence ATGTTAGAACACCGTGTACTATATGTACCAATTGGTCGTAAAACATTTGATTTACAAGTGGGAGAAGAGTATCGTGTCAAAACGATAGATTGGTTAAAAATGAATTGTTCAGAAGTATATGCACCAAGTGAAATCGTGACAAGTATAGAAGATCTAGAGTTATTTTTACGTGACATGAAAGAAGTTGAAGTCGACGCGATACTATATCAAAGTGTGACATTTGCAGATGGAGAGTTCATCCAAACAATAATAAATGAAAGGTCAGAGCATGTTGTTGTCTGGTCTGTTCGTGAACCGAGTGTAGGAGGAAGACTTCGACTAAATTCTTTAACGGGCGGTAATAGTACGTGCAATGTACTAAAAAATCATCAACACCCGTTTTCATTTTTATTTGGAAATCCAGACGAACCTAAACTTCACCAAAATTTACTGAAAACATTAAAGGTTCAATCAGTTATTCGTGATTTGAATAAATTGAAAATTGGTGTAATTGGAGATCATCCACCAGGCTTTTTCTTCTCTGACACAAAAGAAGAAGAGTTGGAAAGCGTGTTTGGAGTAATGACAGATCAGCTTGACTTAAAGAAAGCTTTTAAAGAATGTGTTCATCTTCCAGAAAGTGAATGGATGCCTGCTGTCGACATTGCTGAAAAATATGTGCATGGCATCAACAGAAATGAAGAAACGGTTCAAAGGTTTGCCCAGTTTTTTACTTATGTCCAAAAGTATATTGATACAAATAATATTCGCGCGTTGGCAATTCGTTGTTGGCCCGATTTCTTTAACGAGCTAGGAGCAGCTGCATGTACAGTTTTATCCCAGTTCACAGAACTTAAGGTCCCTTCTTCGTGTGAATCAGACATCCATGGGGCATTATCCATGTATATATTGCAACAATTGTCGGAAGGAGAAGCTCCTTACTTAGGTGATTTAGTTCATGTAAATGAAACGAATAATTCCGTTGTGTTCTGGCATTGCGGAGCTGGGGCATATTCATTAGCGCATCCCAAAACAGGAGCAAAAGCGGGGGTGCATCCAAATCGAAAGTTGGGCTTGACGATGGAGTTTGGTTTAAAACCAGGAAAAGTTACAATTTTTCGTGTTGGTTATACACCACAAGGCTACAGGATGATTATATTTGACGGCGAAGCATTAGATACAAAACAACCATTCAACGGCACATCAGTAGAAGTTCAGCTGAGTAAGGATGTTTCTGACTCGCTGGTAAAGTTAATGGAAGAAGGGGTAGAACCACATTTTGCTCTCGTATATGACGATGTGAAAGAAGAATTAGAACTTTTAGCAAAACGACTACAATTACCGGTTGTAACGATCTAA